In Methanobacteriales archaeon HGW-Methanobacteriales-1, one DNA window encodes the following:
- a CDS encoding ferredoxin, with protein MDKLIVQPELCDGCLDCEDACSKLYGVSRIMIREVEGSYYPIICQQCEDAPCKTICPTEAIIEKEIHSEKCIGCGLCMMVCPFGAVAMDDRKAQKCHQCPDLDTPACIKSCSKRAIALIDTEKLKLDKQAKHIAKLAGVGKPKKGSDIMTVLTAKARAKGAFK; from the coding sequence TTGGATAAATTAATAGTTCAGCCAGAGTTATGCGATGGCTGTTTAGACTGCGAAGATGCCTGTTCTAAACTTTACGGCGTATCTAGAATAATGATACGGGAAGTTGAAGGTTCATATTATCCTATTATCTGTCAACAGTGCGAAGACGCTCCATGCAAAACTATCTGTCCTACAGAGGCCATTATAGAAAAAGAAATTCATTCTGAGAAATGTATTGGCTGCGGACTATGTATGATGGTTTGTCCATTTGGAGCAGTAGCAATGGATGATCGAAAGGCCCAAAAATGTCATCAGTGCCCAGATCTTGATACACCAGCTTGTATTAAATCCTGCTCAAAAAGAGCCATTGCTTTAATTGACACTGAAAAATTAAAGCTCGATAAACAAGCAAAACATATTGCTAAGTTAGCTGGTGTGGGAAAACCTAAAAAAGGTTCAGACATTATGACTGTTTTGACTGCCAAAGCCAGAGCCAAAGGAGCTTTTAAATAG
- a CDS encoding formate hydrogenlyase, with the protein MKELVSKPELCNECMKCERNCPKNAIRVISGVPIFCMHCAPERAPCLNICPEDAIGEFEGAIVISKEDCIGCGLCRDACPIGAITMDEKGIANKCDLCFEEETPICVLSCPTAALKTDSEELISGKQDKIAKELERLKNIIKY; encoded by the coding sequence ATGAAAGAACTAGTTTCAAAACCAGAACTATGCAACGAATGCATGAAATGCGAAAGGAATTGTCCTAAAAATGCTATAAGAGTAATTAGTGGCGTTCCCATTTTCTGTATGCATTGTGCTCCAGAAAGAGCTCCATGCTTGAATATCTGTCCTGAAGATGCTATAGGAGAATTTGAAGGAGCAATAGTAATTTCAAAAGAAGATTGCATTGGGTGTGGACTCTGTAGAGACGCATGCCCTATTGGTGCCATTACTATGGACGAAAAAGGAATTGCCAATAAATGTGATCTTTGCTTTGAAGAAGAAACACCAATTTGTGTTTTGAGTTGCCCTACCGCCGCCCTAAAAACAGATTCTGAAGAATTAATTTCAGGAAAACAGGACAAAATAGCCAAAGAACTGGAAAGATTAAAAAATATAATAAAATATTAG
- a CDS encoding fumarate hydratase, protein MITQKTIEDTICNLYQEAVINLPGDVKSALQAAYKTEDSELGLLNLKAILDNIDAAEEMGVPLCQDTGLPIIFVKLGNVNVENLYQGIRNGVEKATKEVPLRPNVVHPFTRKNTGTNTGQGIPQIDIELIDEDYLELTIFPKGFGSENNNALKMALPGEGVEGVKEFVVETVVKAQGKPCPPVIVGVGIGGSSDMAMKMAKKALLGKVGERNPEVEIAKIETDILDEINQSGIGPMGLGGKTTALDVKILTADTHTAGLPIGVCIQCWAGRHASAILKP, encoded by the coding sequence ATGATTACACAAAAAACAATAGAAGATACAATTTGCAATCTTTATCAAGAAGCAGTAATCAATTTACCAGGCGATGTAAAATCTGCACTTCAAGCTGCTTATAAAACTGAGGATAGTGAGTTGGGACTGCTAAATCTTAAAGCTATCTTGGATAATATTGATGCTGCTGAGGAAATGGGTGTTCCATTATGTCAAGATACGGGTCTGCCCATAATATTTGTTAAGTTAGGCAATGTTAATGTGGAAAACCTCTATCAAGGAATCAGAAATGGTGTGGAAAAAGCAACTAAAGAAGTCCCCTTAAGACCCAATGTAGTTCATCCATTTACCAGAAAGAATACTGGAACCAATACTGGGCAAGGAATTCCTCAAATAGATATTGAACTTATAGATGAAGATTATTTAGAACTTACTATTTTTCCCAAAGGATTTGGATCTGAAAACAACAATGCTCTTAAAATGGCCCTTCCTGGTGAAGGTGTAGAAGGAGTAAAGGAATTTGTGGTGGAAACAGTTGTTAAAGCCCAGGGAAAACCATGCCCACCGGTAATTGTAGGTGTAGGGATTGGTGGATCATCAGATATGGCCATGAAAATGGCAAAAAAAGCACTGCTGGGTAAAGTAGGTGAGCGAAATCCAGAAGTGGAAATTGCAAAAATAGAAACAGATATTTTAGATGAAATAAACCAATCTGGTATCGGGCCTATGGGATTAGGTGGAAAAACCACTGCACTTGATGTAAAAATATTAACTGCAGATACCCATACCGCAGGACTCCCCATTGGTGTTTGTATCCAGTGCTGGGCTGGGAGGCACGCTAGTGCTATTTTAAAGCCTTGA
- the phoU gene encoding phosphate transport system regulatory protein PhoU, producing MDKRYPRILFRKRLKDLRKEMEDIGQRTIQAHKNAVDVFLEYDEETAKKVVADSKEIDGMVFELERRCISIIAAEQPVARDLRFIEACIKVGSHLKRIAYLAANITDAAEKLKDEEIPKKPSEDLKHMADFVQMMLSKGIYVFLDQNMDMAKELRHDDDKVDDLFDQALEHITGSMFDDKDAISYLINLLFVARFLERIADRAVSIGDRTIFMITCEKP from the coding sequence ATGGATAAAAGATATCCGCGGATATTATTCCGTAAAAGACTTAAAGACTTGAGAAAAGAAATGGAAGATATTGGACAAAGGACTATACAGGCCCATAAAAATGCAGTGGACGTTTTTTTGGAATATGATGAAGAAACGGCCAAAAAAGTCGTTGCAGATAGTAAAGAAATTGATGGGATGGTTTTTGAACTTGAAAGAAGATGTATAAGCATAATTGCAGCTGAACAACCGGTTGCTCGTGATTTAAGGTTTATTGAAGCATGTATTAAAGTTGGAAGTCACTTAAAACGTATAGCTTACTTAGCAGCGAATATCACGGATGCCGCTGAAAAATTGAAAGATGAAGAAATACCTAAAAAACCAAGTGAAGACCTTAAACATATGGCTGATTTTGTTCAGATGATGTTAAGTAAAGGTATCTATGTTTTTCTAGATCAGAATATGGATATGGCTAAAGAACTTCGCCATGATGATGATAAAGTAGACGATTTATTTGATCAAGCTCTCGAGCATATCACTGGAAGTATGTTTGATGATAAAGATGCTATTTCTTACCTAATAAACTTGCTCTTTGTGGCTCGTTTCCTGGAAAGAATCGCTGATCGGGCAGTCAGCATAGGTGATCGGACTATTTTCATGATCACTTGTGAAAAACCTTAA
- a CDS encoding phosphate ABC transporter ATP-binding protein — MNRIEVEDLNVYFDDAHILKDINIKIPKNTVTALIGPSGCGKSTFIRTLNRMNDVIPTFRHDGVVYLDGEDIYDPKIDVVDLRKKIGMVFQKPNPFPKSIFDNVAYGLRVHGITDKDIVQERVEESLKESALWDEVKDKLDKSAMGLSGGQQQRLCIARTIAIKPEVILMDEPCSALDPISTTKIEDLIHKLKNDFTIIIVTHNMQQATRVSKHTSFFLHGEIVESNLTERLFLEPEDKRTEDYITGRFG; from the coding sequence ATGAATAGAATCGAAGTTGAAGATTTAAATGTTTACTTTGATGATGCACACATCCTCAAAGACATTAATATAAAAATTCCAAAAAACACAGTGACCGCCCTTATTGGGCCTTCTGGTTGTGGTAAATCCACATTTATAAGAACTTTAAACCGTATGAATGATGTTATTCCAACTTTTAGACATGATGGAGTCGTTTATTTAGACGGTGAAGATATATACGATCCTAAAATTGATGTGGTGGATCTTCGGAAAAAAATAGGAATGGTATTCCAGAAACCTAACCCTTTTCCAAAATCAATATTTGACAATGTTGCTTATGGTTTACGGGTTCATGGGATTACTGATAAGGATATTGTGCAGGAAAGAGTTGAAGAAAGTTTAAAAGAATCTGCATTGTGGGATGAAGTAAAGGATAAGCTTGATAAATCAGCCATGGGCCTTTCTGGTGGTCAACAACAAAGATTATGTATTGCTAGAACTATTGCCATAAAACCAGAAGTTATTCTGATGGATGAACCATGTTCTGCACTGGACCCTATATCAACCACTAAAATTGAAGATCTAATTCACAAATTAAAAAATGATTTTACAATAATTATAGTAACTCACAACATGCAACAAGCTACCCGGGTTTCTAAACATACCTCTTTCTTCCTGCATGGAGAAATTGTGGAGAGTAATCTCACAGAAAGATTATTCCTGGAACCAGAAGATAAAAGGACAGAAGATTATATTACTGGCAGGTTTGGTTAA
- the pstA gene encoding phosphate ABC transporter, permease protein PstA yields MSFRIISPKNAQKIMKSIFWASGILTIIILIVIIGYIILKGMPVISLEFLLADPIDSGRAGGIAPMIVSSIYVTLIAGIVAAPLGVGAAVYLSEYAGENRLVKLIRFGAETLASIPSIVFGLFGLSFFVIFLGMGWSLLSGGLVLALMALPTIFQVAEVSIESVPRSYREGSLALGATKWETVYRVVLPAAIPGITTGVILGMARAISEAAAILFVVGSALAMPVSIFDPGRPLPLHLYVMATEGISLDNAYGTAAVLVIMVLVITVLTNTFVERYRKKMMGR; encoded by the coding sequence ATGTCATTTAGAATAATTTCTCCTAAAAATGCACAGAAAATAATGAAATCTATTTTTTGGGCTTCAGGGATACTAACGATAATTATTCTAATTGTTATAATTGGATATATTATCTTGAAAGGAATGCCGGTGATTAGCCTGGAATTTTTACTTGCAGATCCTATTGATTCTGGAAGAGCGGGTGGAATAGCCCCTATGATTGTTTCCAGTATATATGTAACACTGATCGCTGGAATTGTGGCCGCACCACTAGGTGTCGGAGCTGCAGTATATCTTTCAGAATATGCCGGCGAGAATAGATTAGTTAAACTAATTAGATTCGGGGCAGAAACTCTGGCTTCCATACCTTCAATTGTGTTTGGTCTATTTGGACTATCGTTTTTCGTAATATTTTTAGGAATGGGATGGTCCTTACTTTCAGGAGGCCTGGTTCTTGCTTTAATGGCTCTTCCCACTATTTTTCAAGTGGCTGAAGTTTCTATTGAATCCGTACCAAGATCTTATCGGGAAGGAAGTTTGGCATTAGGTGCAACTAAATGGGAAACGGTCTATAGGGTAGTTTTACCTGCAGCTATACCTGGAATAACTACTGGGGTTATTTTAGGTATGGCTAGGGCGATTTCAGAAGCTGCAGCAATTTTGTTTGTTGTTGGGTCTGCGTTGGCCATGCCAGTATCTATATTTGACCCGGGAAGGCCTTTACCGCTTCACCTGTATGTGATGGCTACTGAAGGAATTTCTCTGGACAATGCATATGGAACTGCAGCTGTACTGGTTATAATGGTGCTTGTAATTACTGTATTAACTAATACATTTGTTGAAAGATACCGGAAAAAGATGATGGGGAGATAG
- the pstC gene encoding phosphate ABC transporter permease subunit PstC codes for MNKRLEEYFVEKGLFITAIFSIIVILLIIAFIFREGFPIFQEYGFLNFIFGMDWAPSDGQYGVFTMIIGSLCITILALIMAVPLSILCAIFMAEIAPPTMTKILKPVIETLAGIPSVVYGFFGLILIVPFVRVQFGGTGFSMLTASIILTVMILPTIISVSVDALRSVPLEYKEASLALGATQWQTIKNVIFPAAIPGVITAIILGMGRAVGETLAVIMVAGNVTQIPGSILDPVRALTSNIALEMGYATGLHYNALFGTAVVLFLMIMVLLIIANYYHYKKKVVIGGGYL; via the coding sequence ATGAATAAAAGACTTGAAGAATACTTTGTTGAGAAAGGGCTTTTTATCACAGCTATATTTTCTATAATTGTGATTCTGCTGATAATTGCCTTTATATTCAGGGAAGGTTTTCCCATATTTCAGGAATATGGTTTTCTGAATTTCATTTTTGGTATGGACTGGGCCCCCTCTGATGGCCAATATGGTGTTTTCACCATGATCATTGGATCCCTGTGCATTACGATATTGGCTTTAATAATGGCGGTGCCACTTTCAATACTATGTGCAATATTCATGGCTGAAATAGCACCCCCTACCATGACAAAAATTTTAAAACCGGTGATTGAAACATTAGCAGGTATTCCATCGGTAGTTTATGGATTTTTTGGCCTTATACTTATAGTACCATTTGTTCGGGTTCAATTCGGTGGCACAGGGTTTAGTATGCTCACGGCATCCATTATTTTGACCGTAATGATTTTGCCTACTATAATAAGTGTTTCGGTGGATGCGCTACGCTCAGTCCCTCTTGAGTACAAAGAAGCATCTTTAGCCCTCGGAGCCACACAATGGCAAACCATAAAGAATGTTATTTTCCCGGCAGCAATTCCGGGAGTAATAACTGCAATTATTCTGGGTATGGGTCGTGCCGTAGGAGAAACTCTGGCAGTAATTATGGTTGCAGGAAATGTAACTCAGATACCAGGTTCCATTCTGGATCCCGTAAGAGCACTAACATCTAACATTGCCTTAGAAATGGGTTATGCAACAGGCCTACATTACAATGCATTGTTTGGAACTGCAGTCGTGCTATTCTTAATGATTATGGTTCTATTAATAATAGCTAACTATTATCACTACAAGAAAAAGGTTGTAATTGGAGGGGGATATCTATGA
- a CDS encoding phosphate-binding protein — MDSKLKFAIIIIIILIGAYLLFKPGVQYDRIEIAGSTSVQPVAEKLAEVYMKEHPNVKINVQGGGSGLGIRTTEQGIVNIGTSSKSLKSDEKDGLKEYVIGKDGIVIAVNLENGVSDLTKKQIKDIYNGNITNWKEFGGVDAEIHVVVRESGSGTLSSFNSLVMNKTKIRSDAIVQGSTEGVKQAVKQDPYAIGFVSLSHMSNDVKTLEIDGITPSETTISDGSYTLQVPFEFLTKGDPQGVTKEFVDWVFSPEGQSIIRSEKIVPAIGNVSDDV; from the coding sequence ATGGACTCAAAACTTAAGTTTGCAATAATTATTATTATAATCCTCATTGGTGCTTATCTACTCTTTAAACCAGGAGTTCAATATGATAGGATTGAAATCGCAGGTTCTACCTCGGTTCAACCAGTGGCTGAAAAGTTAGCTGAAGTATATATGAAAGAGCACCCGAATGTTAAGATTAATGTTCAGGGTGGTGGATCTGGCCTGGGCATAAGAACTACAGAACAAGGAATTGTTAATATTGGGACCAGTTCCAAGTCTTTAAAATCAGATGAAAAGGATGGATTAAAAGAATATGTAATTGGTAAAGATGGGATTGTAATAGCAGTTAACCTGGAGAATGGGGTTTCTGATCTTACCAAAAAACAAATAAAAGACATTTATAATGGCAATATCACTAATTGGAAAGAATTTGGTGGTGTGGATGCTGAAATTCATGTTGTGGTAAGGGAATCTGGCTCTGGAACTTTAAGTTCTTTTAACTCGCTGGTTATGAACAAAACCAAGATCCGATCAGATGCAATTGTTCAGGGATCTACAGAGGGTGTTAAACAAGCCGTAAAACAAGATCCTTATGCTATTGGTTTCGTATCACTTTCTCACATGAGTAATGACGTTAAAACACTTGAGATAGATGGAATAACTCCTTCGGAAACCACCATATCTGATGGTTCCTATACTTTGCAGGTTCCATTTGAATTCTTAACTAAAGGCGACCCCCAGGGTGTTACCAAAGAATTTGTTGACTGGGTCTTCTCTCCAGAAGGTCAATCAATTATAAGAAGTGAAAAGATTGTTCCAGCTATTGGTAATGTTTCAGATGATGTATGA
- a CDS encoding phosphate-binding protein, protein MDTKIIIGIVVAIIIIAGAAMALGGGSQESKIDIVGSTSVQPVAEKLAEVYMKEHPNVKINVQGGGSSVGITSAQQGTADIGTSSKELKDNESAGLTEYLIGKDGIVIAVNSKNSVSALTPDQVKGIFSGNITNWKEVGGSDAEINVVTREDGSGTRSAFEEIIMGKETKIKKDAIVQSSTEAVKQAVKQDPNAIGFISLANLDESVKALKIDGVSPSEATVTDGTYKVQRPFLFLVKGDAQGAVKEFIDWVLSPAGQEIVKSEKVVPAK, encoded by the coding sequence ATGGATACCAAAATTATCATTGGAATAGTAGTTGCTATAATTATAATAGCTGGTGCCGCTATGGCACTCGGTGGCGGAAGCCAAGAATCTAAAATAGACATTGTTGGATCAACTTCTGTACAGCCAGTAGCTGAAAAGTTAGCTGAAGTATATATGAAAGAGCACCCGAATGTTAAGATTAATGTTCAGGGTGGAGGTTCTAGTGTAGGTATAACTAGTGCTCAACAAGGCACCGCGGACATCGGTACTAGTTCTAAAGAACTAAAAGACAACGAATCTGCCGGTCTAACCGAATACTTGATTGGTAAAGATGGAATTGTAATAGCTGTTAACAGTAAAAATTCAGTCAGTGCATTAACTCCGGATCAGGTTAAAGGTATTTTCAGTGGAAATATTACCAACTGGAAAGAAGTGGGTGGATCTGATGCTGAAATTAATGTTGTGACCCGTGAAGACGGTTCTGGAACAAGAAGTGCTTTTGAAGAAATAATCATGGGTAAAGAAACCAAAATTAAAAAGGACGCAATTGTTCAAAGTTCCACTGAAGCAGTTAAACAAGCAGTTAAACAAGATCCAAATGCCATAGGATTCATATCCTTAGCAAATCTTGACGAAAGTGTAAAAGCTTTAAAAATTGATGGTGTATCTCCTTCAGAAGCAACTGTGACTGATGGTACTTACAAAGTACAAAGACCATTCCTTTTCTTAGTAAAAGGTGATGCTCAAGGTGCAGTTAAAGAATTCATTGACTGGGTTTTAAGTCCTGCTGGACAGGAAATAGTAAAATCTGAAAAGGTAGTACCTGCAAAATAA
- a CDS encoding citryl-CoA lyase, which translates to MMITEEVLKDIFKPNNLKWRTAITKVEPNRLLTRGHVQEDLIGNKSFAEMIYLLINGEEPSKNESKMLEAILVSFCDHGVTPPSTQSARLMASAGSPMHACLAGALLAFGENHAGAIEKSMKVLQEGINKTRSDMDIDSMAEIMFDYFMKREEKIPGFGHRYHDEDPRAPRLMELAQEYECLGRHSELALALENLLFESKGIRMNIDGANAGILSDLGFDWRLGSGMFMIGRLPGIMAHVHEEVTRESPFRKVFEMDEIYYDGKE; encoded by the coding sequence ATTATGATAACTGAGGAAGTATTAAAGGATATATTCAAACCTAATAATCTCAAGTGGAGGACCGCTATAACAAAGGTAGAACCTAATAGGCTCTTAACCAGAGGCCATGTACAAGAAGATTTGATAGGAAATAAATCCTTTGCAGAAATGATATATCTCTTAATCAATGGAGAAGAACCTTCAAAGAACGAATCAAAAATGCTGGAAGCCATATTAGTATCATTCTGTGACCATGGAGTAACACCTCCTAGCACACAGTCCGCAAGATTAATGGCTTCGGCAGGATCTCCAATGCATGCCTGTTTGGCTGGAGCTTTACTTGCTTTTGGAGAAAATCACGCTGGAGCCATTGAAAAATCCATGAAAGTCCTTCAAGAAGGTATAAATAAAACTAGATCCGACATGGACATTGATAGTATGGCAGAAATCATGTTTGATTACTTCATGAAAAGAGAAGAAAAAATTCCAGGATTTGGACACCGATATCATGATGAAGATCCTAGAGCACCAAGACTTATGGAACTGGCCCAGGAATATGAATGTCTAGGTAGGCACAGTGAGCTGGCCCTAGCCCTTGAAAATCTACTTTTCGAGTCCAAAGGTATTCGAATGAATATAGATGGTGCTAATGCAGGAATTTTATCTGATCTTGGGTTTGATTGGAGATTAGGAAGTGGAATGTTTATGATAGGAAGACTACCTGGAATAATGGCCCATGTACATGAAGAGGTCACTAGGGAGTCACCATTTAGAAAGGTTTTTGAAATGGATGAAATTTATTATGATGGTAAAGAATGA
- a CDS encoding histidine kinase, giving the protein MDEKYEEAKKRVKQLKAFYNHLLIYIVMNAILFAINFVVSPGAWWFYWVTIFWGIGVLWQGIGLLSRNRFLGKDWEDKKIKEYMEKEEMGKKE; this is encoded by the coding sequence ATGGACGAAAAATATGAAGAAGCTAAAAAAAGAGTAAAACAACTTAAAGCATTTTATAATCATCTTTTAATTTATATAGTAATGAATGCTATTCTTTTTGCAATCAACTTTGTTGTTTCTCCAGGTGCATGGTGGTTTTACTGGGTCACTATATTCTGGGGAATTGGAGTTTTATGGCAAGGTATAGGACTTTTATCAAGAAACAGATTCTTGGGAAAAGATTGGGAAGACAAAAAAATTAAAGAGTATATGGAAAAAGAAGAAATGGGAAAAAAAGAGTAA
- a CDS encoding PhoU family transcriptional regulator: MNKKTKNTTLKSILDIILYENPATQDEIADKLGITRRYVTKLLQPMVKKGVVRRAYILDIQKFNEFSEMFDEERTSREYAGSFVIKDILKNMAEHVCQQLEKSFNAFSNYNVGMANEALKMDYTTNNMHEKVRSSVDTAMAINPYSEFSKTMVFSEIAYDLERIGDHSGIIANFTLKEAYEVDPEMLKYLEDMYQTARKMVSWSMESFINERLDLKNDIMDYEEKMHALQKKALNCIATQMAETPFEDKDRSTYYISLSRVVKAFERIGDISIEIVDTAVEYYRNIPRTTTPERFRDNRPSYGQNNKE; encoded by the coding sequence ATGAATAAAAAGACTAAAAACACTACACTTAAGTCTATACTAGATATTATACTGTATGAAAATCCAGCAACACAGGATGAAATTGCAGATAAATTAGGAATAACTCGCAGATACGTAACCAAACTTCTTCAACCAATGGTAAAAAAAGGTGTGGTAAGAAGGGCATATATATTGGATATTCAAAAATTTAATGAGTTTTCAGAGATGTTTGATGAGGAACGTACTTCTAGAGAATATGCTGGAAGTTTTGTCATTAAAGATATATTAAAAAACATGGCAGAACATGTATGTCAGCAGCTGGAAAAATCATTCAATGCATTTTCTAATTACAATGTTGGAATGGCTAATGAAGCCCTTAAAATGGATTATACTACTAATAATATGCATGAAAAAGTCAGGTCTTCAGTTGATACGGCCATGGCCATAAATCCCTACTCTGAATTTAGTAAAACAATGGTTTTTAGTGAAATAGCCTATGATTTAGAACGTATTGGTGATCATTCAGGCATTATAGCTAATTTTACTCTAAAAGAAGCATATGAAGTTGATCCGGAAATGCTCAAATATCTGGAAGATATGTATCAAACCGCTCGCAAAATGGTTAGTTGGTCTATGGAATCCTTTATTAATGAAAGATTAGATTTAAAAAATGATATTATGGATTATGAGGAGAAAATGCATGCTCTTCAAAAGAAGGCCCTTAATTGTATAGCCACTCAGATGGCAGAAACTCCATTTGAGGATAAGGACCGTTCAACATATTATATCTCTCTTTCACGTGTTGTCAAAGCATTTGAAAGAATTGGGGATATTTCAATTGAAATAGTAGATACTGCAGTTGAATACTACCGTAATATTCCTAGAACTACCACTCCGGAAAGATTCAGGGATAATAGGCCGTCATATGGCCAAAATAACAAGGAATAG
- a CDS encoding transcriptional regulator translates to MEKKIAQISDIHFGEKNFSQHLKNNLLNQLKEENPDLIIVSGDLTTEGYVHEYEQAAEFVDELRSITNTYTIPGNHDARNVGLIHFEKLIGHRKFTHIDKSGGFAIFGLDSSEPDINDGQIGIDQLNWLRKEMEKLPNDLCKIVTFHHHLLPIPQTGRERNILLDSGDLLRVFSECGVDFVLNGHKHVPNVWMIEKMVVLNSGTATTRKLRGNTFPSHNQLLIHDNDIHVDLINTENGAKREMANYSVRLEQEEYVVCSYNHLLNQD, encoded by the coding sequence ATGGAAAAGAAAATAGCTCAAATTTCTGATATTCATTTTGGTGAGAAAAATTTCTCTCAGCACTTAAAAAATAATCTTTTAAATCAACTAAAAGAGGAAAATCCTGATCTTATTATAGTTTCTGGAGATTTAACTACTGAGGGATATGTTCATGAATATGAACAAGCAGCGGAGTTTGTAGATGAATTAAGATCTATAACTAATACATATACTATACCTGGAAATCACGATGCTAGGAATGTTGGATTAATTCACTTTGAAAAACTTATTGGCCACCGAAAATTTACTCACATTGATAAATCCGGAGGATTTGCAATTTTTGGCCTTGATTCCTCTGAACCGGACATTAATGATGGACAGATAGGAATTGATCAACTTAACTGGCTGAGAAAAGAAATGGAAAAACTTCCCAATGATTTATGTAAAATAGTGACATTTCATCATCATTTACTTCCTATTCCTCAAACTGGCCGTGAAAGAAATATATTATTGGATTCAGGTGATCTACTAAGAGTATTCAGTGAATGTGGTGTTGATTTTGTGCTTAATGGACATAAGCATGTTCCAAATGTCTGGATGATAGAAAAAATGGTTGTACTTAATTCTGGAACTGCTACTACTCGTAAATTAAGAGGCAATACTTTTCCTTCCCACAATCAACTGCTCATCCATGATAATGATATTCATGTGGATTTAATAAATACTGAAAATGGTGCCAAAAGGGAAATGGCTAATTATTCTGTTAGATTAGAACAAGAGGAATATGTTGTTTGTTCTTATAATCATCTTTTAAATCAGGATTAA
- a CDS encoding ferredoxin: MKFKSDTCGYCGACVSVCRENVLSLDEWQLNIGPGCIECESCIFACPLGALEK; the protein is encoded by the coding sequence TTGAAATTCAAATCAGACACTTGTGGATATTGTGGTGCTTGTGTAAGTGTATGCCGTGAAAATGTATTATCTTTGGATGAATGGCAATTAAATATTGGCCCCGGTTGCATTGAGTGTGAAAGTTGCATATTTGCCTGTCCCTTAGGAGCACTAGAAAAGTAG